From the Streptomyces syringium genome, one window contains:
- a CDS encoding FAD-dependent oxidoreductase: protein MASDVIVIGAGVIGLTSAVVLAERGRRVEVWSREPSVDTTSALAGGLWWPYRIEPEAAAGEWALRSLREMTELAGRPAETGVRMVDGIQAEVGLGELGPWAARVPGLRAAAPEELPAGYGHGLRARTPLLDMPVHLGYLHRRLAAAGGTVTARTAGSLAEAGRAAATVVNCTGLGARDLVPDPDVHPVRGQIVVVDAPGVTEWFVAAAQNAADILYVLPQPYGVVLGGTALDHVWDRTPTPVTAEAIVARCARVYPALAHAPVLAHKVGLRPARSRVRLEAARLPGGARLVHNYGHGGAGVTVSWGCALAAAELAEG from the coding sequence ATGGCGAGTGATGTGATCGTGATCGGTGCCGGGGTCATAGGTCTGACCAGCGCGGTCGTGCTGGCCGAGCGCGGGCGGCGGGTCGAGGTGTGGAGCCGGGAACCGTCCGTCGACACCACGTCGGCGCTGGCCGGGGGGCTGTGGTGGCCGTACCGCATCGAGCCGGAGGCCGCGGCCGGGGAATGGGCGCTGCGGTCGCTGCGGGAGATGACCGAGCTGGCCGGGCGGCCCGCGGAGACCGGGGTGCGCATGGTCGACGGCATCCAGGCGGAGGTCGGCCTGGGTGAGCTGGGCCCGTGGGCGGCGCGGGTGCCGGGGCTGCGGGCGGCCGCACCGGAGGAGTTGCCCGCGGGGTACGGGCACGGGCTGCGCGCCCGCACCCCGTTGCTGGACATGCCGGTCCATCTCGGCTATCTGCACCGGCGATTGGCCGCCGCCGGCGGCACGGTCACCGCCCGCACGGCCGGCTCCCTGGCGGAGGCGGGCCGCGCGGCGGCGACCGTCGTGAACTGCACCGGGCTCGGCGCCCGTGATCTGGTGCCCGACCCGGACGTGCACCCCGTGCGGGGGCAGATCGTCGTCGTCGACGCCCCGGGCGTGACCGAGTGGTTCGTGGCCGCCGCCCAGAACGCCGCCGACATCCTCTACGTACTCCCCCAGCCCTACGGTGTGGTGCTCGGTGGCACCGCCCTGGACCATGTCTGGGACCGTACGCCCACGCCCGTCACCGCCGAGGCGATCGTCGCCCGCTGTGCCCGGGTGTACCCCGCTCTCGCGCACGCGCCCGTCCTGGCGCACAAGGTGGGGCTGCGCCCGGCCCGGTCCCGGGTGCGGCTGGAGGCCGCCCGGCTGCCGGGCGGGGCGCGGCTGGTCCACAACTACGGTCACGGCGGGGCCGGGGTCACGGTCTCCTGGGGCTGCGCCCTGGCGGCGGCGGAGCTGGCCGAGGGCTGA
- a CDS encoding oxidoreductase: MAEYATFGLAPATRAGGVLPDGGYQAHRDFLDFIVDGRALLARLADVDAVSPLAADLGPSIFTAHVRRLLLDADPPLADGRYVLYGCPECEGLACGAVTAVIERDGPDIVWRDFAWQTDESPDLARDGYPGIGPFRFRADAYRATLERLLADGAHRTAARRVLLVGGRAAVLARLAAALRSIGVGAEITRDAAGAAAEELRTYGAVAFDPAVGEDERAAVRAAFAAAGSDAVLVEPLAPIVPLLVARIEQALQRTPDDRRPLTALTATTADARVEVSAACRVRLTGYRLDRLHRVRAYDLLDARLEPGPHTVPLDGRLGKRAKAGAYLVARTFGDVRVARVGG; encoded by the coding sequence ATGGCGGAGTACGCGACCTTCGGGCTGGCGCCGGCGACGCGCGCCGGCGGTGTGCTGCCGGACGGCGGGTACCAGGCGCACCGGGACTTCCTGGACTTCATCGTCGACGGCCGGGCCCTGCTGGCCCGCCTCGCCGACGTCGACGCGGTCTCCCCGCTCGCCGCCGACCTCGGCCCGTCGATCTTCACCGCACACGTCCGCCGACTGCTGCTGGACGCCGACCCCCCGCTCGCCGACGGACGGTACGTGCTCTACGGCTGCCCCGAGTGCGAGGGCCTGGCGTGCGGGGCGGTCACCGCCGTGATCGAGCGGGACGGCCCCGACATCGTCTGGCGGGACTTCGCCTGGCAGACCGACGAGAGCCCCGACCTCGCCCGCGACGGCTACCCCGGCATAGGCCCCTTCCGCTTCCGGGCCGACGCGTACCGCGCCACGCTGGAACGGCTCCTCGCCGACGGCGCCCACCGCACGGCCGCCCGCCGGGTCCTGCTGGTCGGCGGCCGCGCCGCCGTGCTCGCCCGGCTCGCGGCGGCCCTGCGGTCCATCGGCGTCGGCGCCGAGATCACCCGCGACGCGGCGGGCGCGGCCGCGGAGGAACTGCGGACGTACGGGGCCGTGGCCTTCGACCCGGCGGTCGGTGAGGACGAGCGGGCCGCCGTCCGCGCCGCGTTCGCGGCCGCGGGATCCGATGCCGTCCTCGTCGAACCCCTCGCGCCCATCGTCCCGCTCCTCGTGGCCCGCATCGAGCAGGCCCTCCAGCGCACCCCCGACGACCGGCGCCCGCTGACCGCTCTCACCGCCACCACGGCCGACGCCCGCGTCGAGGTGTCCGCCGCCTGCCGGGTCCGTCTGACCGGCTACCGGCTGGACCGCCTGCACCGGGTCCGCGCCTACGACCTCCTCGACGCCCGCCTGGAACCGGGCCCGCACACGGTGCCCCTCGACGGACGCCTGGGAAAGCGGGCGAAGGCCGGGGCGTATCTGGTGGCGCGCACCTTCGGGGACGTTCGCGTGGCCAGGGTCGGCGGGTGA